In Amyelois transitella isolate CPQ chromosome 5, ilAmyTran1.1, whole genome shotgun sequence, one DNA window encodes the following:
- the LOC106131840 gene encoding tRNA methyltransferase 10 homolog A isoform X1, with protein MTETETSPVHSDEIDSLFPQYTLFNVKIDPGLQDDDGIEIPRPFTKNQMRKWLKKVKWENRKARKRAAEKERRRKAREANIDFGPSRKALKKMNQERSKQNIGVIIDLSFDDLMIQKDRFKVIKQILRCYSLNRRSNMPFSFYVTSFGGKSKNAMSRHNGYEHWDVEFHEKSYLELFPKEKLIYLTSESDNVIEHFDENTFYVIGGLVDHNKHKGLCHKIANEQGIRHAQLPLNKYVNMKTRKVLTIDQVFEIILRVCEGMCWQETLINVLPERKGAHACDDEDNSGSDTAQNDKLEKQT; from the exons atgacagAGACAGAAACGTCGCCAGTTCATTCTGATGAAATAGATAGTTTGTTTCCTCAGTATACTCTTTTCAATGTTAAAATAGATCCCGGCCTGCAAGatgatgatggtattgagatacCAAGACCTTTCACGAAAAATCAAATGCGAAAATGGTTGAAAAAGGTTAAATGGGAGAATCGGAAAGCCAGAAAACGTGCCGCCGAAAAGGAACGAAGAAGAAAAGCACGCGAGGCTAATATAGACTTTGGTCCAAGCAGGAAAGCACTAAAGAAAATGAATCAAGAGCGATCCAAACAAAATATAGGAGTTATTATAGACCTCAGTTTTGATGATTTGATGATTCAAAAGGATAggtttaaagtaattaaacaaatattaaggTGTTATTCACTAAACCGGAGATCAAACatgcctttttctttttatgtcaCCAGTTTTGGTGGAAAATCTAAAAATGCTATGTCAAGACACAATGGTTATGAACATTGGGAT GTagaatttcatgaaaaatcCTATCTTGAACTATTTCCTAAAGAGAAGTTAATATATTTGACAAGTGAATCAGACAATGTAATAGaacattttgatgaaaatacattttatgtaattgGGGGCCTGGTGGATCATAATAAACACAAG GGTCTTTGTCATAAGATAGCAAATGAACAAGGGATCCGACATGCTCAATtaccattaaataaatatgttaacatGAAGACAAGGAAAGTGTTGACTATTGATCAAg tttttgaaataattctaAGAGTGTGTGAAGGAATGTGTTGGCAAGAAACACTCATCAATGTTTTGCCAGAAAGGAAAGGAGCCCATGCTTGTGATGATGAAGATAATTCTGGATCAGACACTGCACAAAACGACAAGTTAGAAAAACAAACTTGA
- the LOC106131840 gene encoding tRNA methyltransferase 10 homolog A isoform X2: MTETETSPVHSDEIDSLFPQYTLFNVKIDPGLQDDDGIEIPRPFTKNQMRKWLKKVKWENRKARKRAAEKERRRKAREANIDFGPSRKALKKMNQERSKQNIGVIIDLSFDDLMIQKDRFKVEFHEKSYLELFPKEKLIYLTSESDNVIEHFDENTFYVIGGLVDHNKHKGLCHKIANEQGIRHAQLPLNKYVNMKTRKVLTIDQVFEIILRVCEGMCWQETLINVLPERKGAHACDDEDNSGSDTAQNDKLEKQT, from the exons atgacagAGACAGAAACGTCGCCAGTTCATTCTGATGAAATAGATAGTTTGTTTCCTCAGTATACTCTTTTCAATGTTAAAATAGATCCCGGCCTGCAAGatgatgatggtattgagatacCAAGACCTTTCACGAAAAATCAAATGCGAAAATGGTTGAAAAAGGTTAAATGGGAGAATCGGAAAGCCAGAAAACGTGCCGCCGAAAAGGAACGAAGAAGAAAAGCACGCGAGGCTAATATAGACTTTGGTCCAAGCAGGAAAGCACTAAAGAAAATGAATCAAGAGCGATCCAAACAAAATATAGGAGTTATTATAGACCTCAGTTTTGATGATTTGATGATTCAAAAGGATAggtttaaa GTagaatttcatgaaaaatcCTATCTTGAACTATTTCCTAAAGAGAAGTTAATATATTTGACAAGTGAATCAGACAATGTAATAGaacattttgatgaaaatacattttatgtaattgGGGGCCTGGTGGATCATAATAAACACAAG GGTCTTTGTCATAAGATAGCAAATGAACAAGGGATCCGACATGCTCAATtaccattaaataaatatgttaacatGAAGACAAGGAAAGTGTTGACTATTGATCAAg tttttgaaataattctaAGAGTGTGTGAAGGAATGTGTTGGCAAGAAACACTCATCAATGTTTTGCCAGAAAGGAAAGGAGCCCATGCTTGTGATGATGAAGATAATTCTGGATCAGACACTGCACAAAACGACAAGTTAGAAAAACAAACTTGA